A part of Populus alba chromosome 8, ASM523922v2, whole genome shotgun sequence genomic DNA contains:
- the LOC118052259 gene encoding uncharacterized protein has product MSVDKSAKPGKLRWGELDEDDGEDLDFLLPPKQVIGPDDNGIKKVIEYKFNDDGNKIKITTTTRVRKLAKARLSKRAVERRNWPKFGDAVHEDVGSRLTMVSTEEILLERPRAPGTKAEDTKIAGDNLAQLGKGGAVLMVCRTCGKKGDHWTSRCPYKDLAQPTETFIDKPAATETAMAASGATKGAYVPPSMRAGAERTSGSDMRRRNEENSVRVTNLSEDTREPDLLELFRTFGPVSRVYVAIDQKTGVSRGFGFVNFVSKEDAERAINKLNGYGYDNLILRVEWATPRTN; this is encoded by the exons ATGTCTGTAGACAAATCAGCGAAGCCAGGCAAACTGCGTTGGGGTGAGCTAGACGAGGACGATGGTGAAGATCTAGACTTTTTGTTACCTCCCAAACAGGTGATTGGGCCCGATGATAACGGGATCAAAAAAGTGATCGAGTACAAATTTAACGATGATGGTAACAAGATTAAGATTACGACTACGACCCGAGTCCGCAAACTCGCTAAGGCTCGGTTGAGCAAGCGGGCTGTGGAGAGGCGAAACTGGCCGAAGTTTGGAGATGCAGTTCACGAGGATGTTGGGAGCAGGCTTACTATGGTTTCTACTGAAGAGATCTTGCTTGAAAGACCTAGAGCCCCtg GTACGAAAGCAGAAGACACCAAGATAGCTGGAGATAACTTGGCTCAGTTAGGTAAAGGCGGGGCTGTTCTCATGGTTTGCAGAACTTGTGGTAAGAAGGGTGATCACTGGACATCACGATGCCCATACAAGGATCTTGCTCAACCGACTGAAACCTTCATCGATAAACCTGCTGCAACAGAAACAGCTATGGCTGCCTCTGGAGCCACCAAGGGTGCTTATGTCCCACCAAGCATGAGGGCTGGTGCAGAGAGAACTAGTGGATCGGACATGAGGCGCAGGAATGAAGAAAATTCAGTCAGGGTTACCAATTTATCAGAGGACACCAGAGAACCTGACTTGCTTGAACTTTTCCGCACATTTGGTCCTGTGAGTCGTGTTTATGTTGCTATTGATCAGAAGACTGGTGTCAGCAGGGGCTTTGGTTTTGTGAACTTTGTAAGCAAGGAAGATGCTGAGAGGGCAATAAACAAGCTCAATGGATATGGTTATGACAATCTAATCCTTCGAGTTGAATGGGCCACACCAAGAACGAACTAG